Genomic window (Gelria sp. Kuro-4):
ATTCGATCCAGTCATCTTTATCACCGGCTTTTTTAGCAATGCTCTCCTGGCGGCCGGCCTCACCTACCTGGGGGACCGGCTGGGTGTGGAGATCTATTACGCCGCCCTTTTCGCCTTCGGGGTGCGCATCTTCCAGAACCTGGCGGTAATGCGCCGCCACCTGGTAGAGCACTTCCGGCGCAGGCTGGGAGCCAACCTACACTAAAAGAGGGTACCTTGTGCTGGCCATAGCGAACAGCCCGGCGCCTCCGCCTGCCCAGGCCGGCCCCGACTTCCCTCCTGCGCCGCGCCCCGGCCGGTAACCCGGGCCGCCTGTTTACCGCAACCTCCCCCTGCTACGCCTCTTCCCGGCGCGAAGCCGGCTTCCGGTTGAAGTCCCGGTTGATGTGCCGGTGGGTACGCCGGAACGCGCCGGGTGTTACCGTGATGTCCCGGGAATTGTCTGCCGGGAGGCGCTGCAGGGGAAGATAGTATACGAACTTCAAAATGTGGAGGAGGCCCCGCCGGGTGCGGCGGTGCCTGAGGCGCTCGGCAAACCGAGGAGGGGGAGCGTGCGGGGACGAGTGGTGTGGTGGGGGCTTCTTTTGCTGGCGGGCGTGTTCGCGCTGGCTTACCTGTACTTTACGTTGGTGCCGGGGCCGGTGGACCCGGCGGCGCGCCAGTATTTCACCGCAGCGGAGATTGCTGCGGGGCGGCGGTACGCGCAGGCAAACCGGTTGATCTTCATCGTAAGCTTTTTCGTGGAGCTCGCTGTGCTGGCCGGGCTGGTTTTCAGCCCGGCGGCCGCCCGGCTCGGGCACGGTGCAACCCGGCTGGCCCAGGGACGGCCTTTAGTGGCTGGGCTTCTTTTCTTTGCAGCCCTGTGGGTGCTGCTCCGGGCGGTGAACCTGCCCTTTAGCCTTTTGAGCGGCTACTACCTGGAGCACCAGTGGGGCTTTTCCACTGAGAGCCTGGCGGGGTGGTGGGGCGACTACCTTAAGGGCGCCGTGCTTGACTTGATGCTGAGCGGTGCCGGGGTGGTGCTTTTCTTCTGGGCAACCAGGCGCTGGCCGCGCACCTGGTGGTTGGCCGCGGGCGCGTTTCTCGCCGCTTGGATCATAATCGCCAATTACCTCTGGCCGGTGGTGGTGGCGCCGCTCTTTAACCGCTTTACGCCGGCCACGGACCCGGAGGTGGTGGCCATGGTGCAGCGCCTGGCGGAGCGGGCCGACCTTTCCGTGGGCAAGGTTCTGGTGATGGACGCCAGCCGGCGCACCACCAAGGCCAACGCGTACTTCGCCGGCCTTGGCCGGACCAAGCGGATCGTGCTTTACGACACGCTCCTTCGCGACTACCCGCGCGACGAGGTGGAAGCTGTGGTGGCGCACGAGCTGGCCCACTGGAAGCTGGGGCACATCCGGCGCGGGACGGTCTACGGGATAGCGGCGAATTTTGCCCTCTGGCTACTCCTCTTTCTGGTCTTGCGCTTGTCGCTGGACCTGCCGCACCGCGGGCCTTACCCACCGCAGGCCTGGGCGCTGGTGGTGTTCTTTTTTCTCCTGACGTCTTTCATCGGGAACCCCATCACCAACGGCATCTCGCGGCGCATGGAGGCGGCCGCCGATGCGTACTCGGTAAAGCTCACCGGCGATCCCCGAGCGGTGGTACGCCTGCAGGTGGACTTGGCGCGGCGCGACCTGGCCGACATTTCCCCGCCGC
Coding sequences:
- a CDS encoding small basic family protein gives rise to the protein MWAPLFGLLLGIALGLAFPFTFPLAYTRYVAVAILAALDSVFGGLRGSIEEQFDPVIFITGFFSNALLAAGLTYLGDRLGVEIYYAALFAFGVRIFQNLAVMRRHLVEHFRRRLGANLH
- a CDS encoding M48 family metallopeptidase, which produces MPVGTPERAGCYRDVPGIVCREALQGKIVYELQNVEEAPPGAAVPEALGKPRRGSVRGRVVWWGLLLLAGVFALAYLYFTLVPGPVDPAARQYFTAAEIAAGRRYAQANRLIFIVSFFVELAVLAGLVFSPAAARLGHGATRLAQGRPLVAGLLFFAALWVLLRAVNLPFSLLSGYYLEHQWGFSTESLAGWWGDYLKGAVLDLMLSGAGVVLFFWATRRWPRTWWLAAGAFLAAWIIIANYLWPVVVAPLFNRFTPATDPEVVAMVQRLAERADLSVGKVLVMDASRRTTKANAYFAGLGRTKRIVLYDTLLRDYPRDEVEAVVAHELAHWKLGHIRRGTVYGIAANFALWLLLFLVLRLSLDLPHRGPYPPQAWALVVFFFLLTSFIGNPITNGISRRMEAAADAYSVKLTGDPRAVVRLQVDLARRDLADISPPPFIEWFTYTHPSTMRRIEAVVALSPRRP